A window of Helicobacter anatolicus contains these coding sequences:
- a CDS encoding MATE family efflux transporter has translation MQKIDLKRTPIPRLFFTYFIPALFTMLALSTYSTIDGIFVGQKMGSDALAAIVIVWPVFPIIIAFELLLSFGGSTLAAFYIGRDKARLARVVFSSIFYFAFLSALCCSVMGYIYAEKIVQLLGASIALEHYATQYLEVISLGLIFIILHPLVDTFVVNDRRPVLATVSMLVGAVSNIILNYYFIFVFEWGVAGSAWATILAHCIGFFMILQHFLRKKGDLYFAKAFSFKYILTAIKTGVPQSSAELSAAIAMFLFNVFLMKISGERGVAIYGIVLYSGIAYYSVLLSISQGMQPIVSYSFGARLFDRIKQVYRFCFVMVFLVSVAIYMVFYFFGHWLVVWFLNAEQLKDPSFLEEVIVAMRIYYMGFIFLGINILSAIFFQSLRRIKSSLIITLCYSVVFLGILIPIMSDKYGQIGIWASNPIAQFLAFLVVIPILYYQNKKIFRVKK, from the coding sequence ATGCAAAAAATTGATCTAAAAAGAACTCCTATTCCTCGTTTATTTTTTACTTATTTTATTCCCGCTTTATTTACAATGTTGGCCTTATCGACTTATTCTACAATCGATGGAATCTTTGTAGGACAAAAGATGGGTTCTGATGCTTTAGCGGCAATTGTAATTGTTTGGCCGGTATTTCCAATTATTATTGCTTTTGAATTATTGCTTAGTTTTGGCGGTTCGACTTTAGCGGCATTTTATATCGGAAGAGATAAAGCAAGGCTTGCAAGAGTTGTTTTTAGTTCTATTTTTTATTTTGCATTTTTGTCTGCTTTGTGCTGTAGTGTGATGGGATATATATATGCAGAAAAGATTGTGCAATTATTAGGGGCTAGTATAGCATTAGAACACTATGCTACACAATATCTTGAGGTAATTTCTCTAGGGTTAATTTTTATTATTCTACATCCTTTAGTAGATACTTTTGTGGTAAATGACAGAAGACCAGTTTTGGCTACAGTATCTATGTTAGTAGGGGCTGTGAGTAATATTATTTTGAATTATTATTTTATTTTTGTGTTTGAGTGGGGGGTGGCAGGCAGTGCGTGGGCAACTATCTTGGCACACTGTATTGGATTTTTTATGATTCTTCAACATTTTTTGAGAAAAAAAGGAGATTTATATTTTGCAAAAGCTTTTTCTTTTAAGTATATTTTAACAGCGATTAAAACGGGAGTGCCACAATCAAGTGCTGAACTTTCTGCTGCGATTGCTATGTTTTTATTTAATGTTTTTTTGATGAAAATTTCAGGGGAGCGAGGTGTGGCAATCTATGGCATCGTGTTATATAGTGGGATTGCATATTATTCTGTTTTATTATCAATTTCTCAAGGTATGCAACCTATTGTAAGTTATAGTTTTGGTGCAAGATTGTTTGATCGTATTAAGCAGGTATATCGCTTTTGTTTTGTTATGGTTTTTTTGGTTAGTGTTGCGATTTATATGGTTTTTTATTTTTTTGGACATTGGCTTGTTGTTTGGTTTTTAAATGCCGAACAGCTAAAAGACCCATCATTTTTAGAAGAAGTGATTGTGGCAATGAGAATTTATTACATGGGATTTATTTTTTTGGGTATTAATATTTTGAGTGCAATATTTTTCCAATCTTTAAGAAGAATTAAAAGTTCTTTAATAATTACTTTATGTTATTCTGTAGTTTTTCTTGGAATTTTGATTCCAATTATGAGTGATAAGTATGGACAAATAGGGATTTGGGCAAGTAATCCCATTGCACAATTTTTAGCATTTTTAGTCGTGATACCTATTTTATATTATCAAAATAAAAAAATTTTTAGAGTGAAAAAATGA
- a CDS encoding HAD family hydrolase codes for MKEKIILFDLDGTLIDSTPAICESFGVAMQNMGYPIPHTQKVVENIGHTLEDMFLKVGVQTQDIQEIVQCYKTHYKKVSKEKTTMLPFAIEAIKRAYEFAQLGVVTTKTGSASKELLDYFGVLKYFQIVVGRDDVKFPKPHPEPIIKARSAFGNNITKCFMIGDTLLDIESARAADVTPIAVSSGYVKKEILLHQNIEVFNHVLDAVSFISKII; via the coding sequence ATGAAAGAGAAAATTATTTTATTTGATTTAGATGGGACATTAATTGATTCTACTCCTGCGATTTGTGAGAGTTTTGGCGTTGCAATGCAAAATATGGGCTATCCTATCCCTCATACCCAGAAAGTTGTAGAGAATATTGGTCATACTCTTGAAGACATGTTTTTAAAAGTTGGGGTGCAAACACAAGATATTCAAGAAATTGTGCAATGTTATAAAACTCATTATAAAAAAGTTAGTAAAGAAAAAACTACAATGCTTCCTTTTGCGATTGAGGCGATTAAAAGGGCTTATGAATTTGCACAACTTGGGGTTGTAACAACAAAAACAGGTAGCGCTTCAAAGGAATTGTTGGATTATTTTGGTGTTTTAAAATACTTTCAAATAGTTGTAGGAAGAGATGATGTGAAATTTCCTAAACCACATCCAGAACCAATAATAAAAGCTAGAAGTGCTTTTGGCAATAACATTACAAAATGTTTTATGATAGGGGATACTTTGTTGGATATAGAATCAGCTAGAGCAGCAGACGTGACACCTATTGCAGTAAGTAGCGGCTATGTTAAAAAAGAAATTTTATTACATCAAAATATTGAAGTATTTAATCATGTTTTAGATGCAGTGTCTTTTATTTCTAAGATTATTTAA
- a CDS encoding pyruvate flavodoxin oxidoreductase subunit gamma, which translates to MLEIRWHSRAGQGAVTGAKGLADVVAGTGKQVQAFAFYGSAKRGTAMTAYNRVDDSPILNHEKFMKPDYVLVIDPGLTFITDICVNEKVDTKYIITTHLSKEELIAKKPELKGKEVYVLDCIRISLDTIGKPIPNAPMLGALMKVSNMLDLDYFLDAFIKILGKKLPQKIIDANKEAIIRAYNEVK; encoded by the coding sequence ATGTTAGAAATTAGATGGCACTCTAGGGCTGGTCAAGGTGCAGTTACAGGTGCAAAGGGTTTAGCGGATGTGGTTGCAGGGACAGGAAAGCAGGTGCAAGCTTTTGCTTTTTATGGTTCTGCAAAAAGAGGAACAGCAATGACTGCATATAATAGAGTTGATGATTCTCCTATCTTAAATCATGAAAAATTCATGAAGCCTGATTATGTTTTGGTTATAGACCCTGGCTTGACTTTTATTACTGATATTTGTGTAAATGAAAAGGTAGATACTAAATATATTATTACAACACATTTGAGCAAGGAAGAATTGATTGCAAAAAAACCAGAGTTGAAGGGTAAGGAAGTTTATGTATTAGATTGTATTAGAATTTCTTTAGATACTATTGGAAAACCAATACCAAATGCTCCTATGCTTGGTGCATTAATGAAAGTTTCTAACATGCTTGATCTGGATTATTTTTTGGATGCATTTATTAAGATTTTAGGTAAAAAATTGCCTCAAAAGATTATTGATGCAAATAAGGAAGCTATTATTAGAGCTTATAATGAAGTAAAATAA
- a CDS encoding 4Fe-4S dicluster-binding protein, whose translation MKGWNEFEIGSVLFPFNEDGVQAQGKMREERSYTENSSRSASVAHWRVQKPVHNHDHCINCFFCWVYCPDSSILAKDDQMSGVDYVHCKGCGVCVSVCPTNPKSLLMFDENEANEEALKQWPQKEEKQK comes from the coding sequence ATGAAGGGTTGGAATGAATTTGAAATTGGTTCAGTATTGTTTCCTTTTAATGAAGATGGTGTGCAAGCACAAGGAAAAATGAGAGAAGAAAGAAGCTATACAGAAAATAGTTCACGAAGTGCAAGTGTGGCGCATTGGAGAGTGCAAAAACCAGTGCACAACCATGATCATTGTATTAACTGTTTTTTTTGTTGGGTATATTGTCCAGATTCTTCGATTTTGGCAAAAGATGACCAAATGAGTGGAGTTGATTATGTGCATTGTAAGGGGTGTGGAGTTTGTGTTTCTGTGTGTCCTACAAATCCAAAGTCTCTTTTGATGTTTGACGAAAATGAGGCTAATGAAGAAGCCCTCAAGCAGTGGCCACAAAAAGAAGAAAAACAGAAGTAA
- a CDS encoding 2-oxoacid:ferredoxin oxidoreductase subunit alpha, producing MALKYELSKVEVWDGNMAASHALRQAQVDVVAAYPITPSTPIVQNYGKFLSDGYIDGEFVMVESEHAAMSACVGAGAAGGRVATATSSQGFALMVEVLYQASGMRIPLVLNLVNRALAAPLNVNGDHSDMYLSRDTGWISLCAYNPQEAYDFNLMAFKIAEDLRVRIPVIVNQDGFICSHTAQNVAPLSDEEAYEFIGEYKQKNAMLDFSKPITYGAQAEEDWHFEHKAQLHHDLMNSHVVIEEVFDLFAKKTGRKYNIVEKYDMDDAEVVIVALGTTVETARVAAKKIREEGIKAGVVSLRTLRPFPYKLVAEALKDVKAIAMLDRSSPAGAMGMLFNEVGVAVLQNSTKKPILSNYIYGLGGRDMTQENLLQIYRDLDANAKANKLTHPTQQFIGLRGKKMAFN from the coding sequence ATGGCTTTAAAATATGAATTATCAAAAGTTGAGGTTTGGGATGGCAATATGGCTGCAAGCCACGCTTTAAGACAAGCTCAGGTTGATGTGGTAGCTGCTTATCCCATTACACCTTCAACTCCTATTGTACAAAACTATGGAAAATTTTTAAGTGATGGATATATTGATGGTGAGTTTGTTATGGTGGAATCTGAACATGCTGCGATGAGTGCTTGTGTGGGTGCAGGTGCAGCAGGAGGTAGGGTGGCAACTGCTACAAGTTCACAGGGTTTTGCTTTAATGGTAGAGGTGCTCTATCAGGCTTCTGGTATGAGGATTCCGCTGGTATTAAATTTGGTAAATCGTGCTTTGGCTGCACCTTTGAATGTTAATGGGGATCATTCTGATATGTATCTAAGTAGAGACACAGGATGGATTAGCCTTTGTGCATATAATCCTCAAGAAGCTTATGATTTTAATCTTATGGCATTTAAAATTGCTGAGGATTTGCGTGTAAGAATTCCAGTGATTGTGAATCAAGATGGTTTTATTTGTTCACATACTGCACAGAATGTTGCTCCATTAAGCGATGAGGAAGCATATGAATTTATCGGAGAATATAAACAAAAAAATGCAATGTTGGATTTCTCTAAGCCCATTACTTATGGTGCTCAAGCAGAAGAAGATTGGCATTTTGAACATAAAGCACAATTACATCATGATCTTATGAATTCTCATGTAGTGATTGAGGAGGTATTTGATCTTTTTGCTAAAAAAACAGGAAGAAAATATAATATCGTTGAAAAATATGACATGGATGATGCAGAAGTAGTGATTGTTGCATTAGGAACTACGGTTGAGACCGCAAGAGTTGCAGCAAAAAAAATAAGAGAAGAAGGAATTAAGGCGGGTGTAGTATCATTACGCACTTTAAGACCTTTCCCTTATAAGCTTGTTGCTGAAGCACTTAAAGATGTAAAAGCAATTGCAATGTTAGATAGAAGTTCACCTGCAGGTGCTATGGGTATGCTCTTCAATGAGGTTGGTGTAGCTGTGTTGCAAAATTCAACTAAAAAGCCTATCTTATCTAATTATATTTATGGTTTGGGTGGTAGAGATATGACACAAGAGAATTTATTGCAAATTTATAGAGATTTGGATGCAAATGCTAAAGCAAATAAGCTTACTCATCCTACTCAACAATTTATTGGGCTTCGTGGTAAAAAAATGGCTTTTAATTAA
- a CDS encoding thiamine pyrophosphate-dependent enzyme — translation MTKEIKNLKQFSRAAEKFEGANLLCPGCAHGMIIREILNAVDGHIVIGNSTGCIEVSTAVYPYTSWDVPWIHIGFENGSTAVAGVEAMYKALSRKQKYTGDKPKFVAFGGDGSTYDIGFQWISGCFERGHDLTYVCFDNEVYANTGGQRSGSTPIGSSTSTTPAGRVSYGKKDKKKDMLAIMAAHGSPYVAQVAPNKWKDMNKKIKQALDTEGPTFINALSACTTEWRFDCNNTVDIMDLAVDSLVFPLYEIIDGHELNITYRPKNIIPVRDYLGAQGRFKHLFKPENEHIIEQFQKDVDKKWEMLQRREEARV, via the coding sequence ATGACAAAAGAAATTAAGAATCTAAAACAATTTTCAAGAGCGGCAGAAAAATTTGAGGGAGCCAATCTACTTTGTCCAGGATGTGCCCATGGTATGATTATTAGAGAAATCTTAAATGCGGTTGATGGACATATAGTAATTGGTAACTCCACAGGTTGTATTGAGGTGTCTACAGCAGTATATCCTTATACATCTTGGGATGTTCCTTGGATACATATAGGATTTGAAAATGGATCAACAGCAGTTGCTGGTGTAGAAGCAATGTATAAGGCATTAAGTAGAAAACAAAAATATACTGGTGATAAGCCTAAATTTGTTGCATTTGGTGGTGATGGGTCTACTTATGATATTGGATTTCAGTGGATTAGTGGATGTTTTGAAAGAGGGCATGATCTTACTTATGTATGTTTTGATAATGAAGTGTATGCAAATACAGGTGGTCAAAGAAGCGGTTCTACACCAATTGGATCCTCAACTTCTACAACTCCTGCAGGGCGTGTAAGTTATGGTAAAAAAGATAAAAAGAAGGATATGTTAGCAATTATGGCAGCGCATGGATCTCCTTATGTGGCACAAGTGGCTCCAAATAAATGGAAAGATATGAATAAAAAAATTAAACAAGCACTTGATACTGAAGGCCCAACTTTTATAAATGCCCTTAGTGCATGTACAACAGAATGGAGATTTGATTGCAACAATACAGTAGATATCATGGATCTTGCAGTAGATTCTTTAGTATTTCCACTTTATGAGATTATTGATGGTCACGAATTAAACATTACCTATCGTCCAAAAAATATTATACCAGTAAGGGATTATTTGGGGGCACAAGGAAGATTTAAACATTTATTTAAACCAGAAAATGAGCATATCATTGAACAATTTCAAAAAGATGTTGATAAAAAATGGGAAATGCTACAAAGAAGAGAGGAAGCAAGAGTGTAA
- a CDS encoding bifunctional chorismate-binding protein/class IV aminotransferase, with protein MIFGDFIYKNSILKIVAFNKIEFFDALKKIEELRFQGYLVGYIRYDAYKILESYELQSDRPLLYFELFKNRDKLENQKSGNKVFYPKILKKQNFGVYAKKIQAIKNAIRRGDTYQLNYTYPIELETRCAPKDIFTDVLQNQQTPFAAYIENKYESILSFSPELFFEVRDREIVVKPMKGTIQRGKNILEDENNKKFLQNDIKNRSENVMIVDLLRNDLSKISSKVEVQNLFEVITLKTIHQMISTIKAQLKQNITFADILIALFPCGSVTGAPKFKTLQLIEQLEKYNRGVYCGMIGVISKDTMLFNVPIRTMIYKQGKLQLCVGSGIVWDSDAREEYHESLLKSQFIYPKIDFEIIETMRVKNKKIMNFSYHKKRLLQSVKYFGFVRPDININPQICDGVLRLRVQKDGKLHQEYKEFKLHTTNKIVFAHRKENQNDFLYHKTTYAPWYEEARKRILNGDIFDCIFYNEHGEVSEGARSNVVLQIKGEFYTPMLDSGILNGVMRQKMIKKGELKEKKLTLEDVRSAEKIFCINALRGMIEVRYDCFD; from the coding sequence ATGATTTTTGGTGATTTTATCTATAAAAATAGCATATTAAAGATAGTGGCTTTTAATAAAATCGAGTTTTTTGATGCTTTAAAAAAAATAGAGGAATTACGTTTTCAAGGGTATTTGGTAGGATATATTCGGTATGATGCCTATAAAATTTTAGAATCTTATGAATTGCAAAGCGATAGACCTTTATTATATTTTGAACTTTTTAAAAATAGAGATAAGCTGGAGAATCAAAAAAGTGGTAATAAAGTTTTTTATCCAAAAATTTTAAAAAAACAAAACTTTGGTGTTTATGCAAAAAAGATTCAAGCTATTAAAAATGCAATCAGAAGAGGGGATACCTATCAGTTAAATTATACTTATCCTATAGAGTTGGAGACAAGATGTGCCCCTAAGGATATATTTACTGATGTTTTGCAAAATCAACAAACTCCTTTTGCAGCTTATATAGAAAATAAATATGAAAGTATTTTATCTTTTTCTCCAGAATTATTTTTTGAGGTGAGAGATAGAGAGATTGTTGTAAAGCCTATGAAAGGAACAATTCAGCGAGGAAAAAATATACTTGAAGATGAAAATAATAAAAAATTTTTGCAAAATGATATTAAAAATCGTAGTGAAAATGTGATGATTGTAGATTTATTGCGTAATGATTTAAGTAAAATTTCTTCCAAGGTAGAGGTACAAAATCTTTTTGAAGTAATAACATTAAAAACTATACATCAAATGATCTCTACAATAAAAGCCCAACTTAAACAAAATATAACTTTTGCAGATATTTTGATTGCATTATTTCCTTGTGGTTCTGTAACTGGTGCGCCAAAATTTAAAACTCTGCAGTTAATTGAACAATTAGAAAAATATAACCGAGGGGTATATTGTGGCATGATCGGTGTAATTTCTAAAGACACTATGCTTTTTAATGTTCCAATTCGAACAATGATATATAAACAAGGGAAATTACAACTTTGTGTTGGCAGTGGGATTGTTTGGGATAGTGATGCTAGGGAAGAGTATCATGAAAGCCTATTAAAATCACAATTTATTTATCCAAAAATCGATTTTGAAATCATTGAAACCATGAGAGTTAAGAATAAAAAAATTATGAATTTTTCTTATCATAAAAAAAGATTGTTGCAATCAGTAAAGTATTTTGGTTTTGTGCGGCCAGATATAAATATTAATCCACAAATTTGTGATGGAGTCTTGCGATTGCGGGTGCAAAAAGATGGTAAATTACATCAAGAATATAAAGAATTTAAATTGCATACGACAAATAAAATTGTCTTTGCACATCGTAAGGAAAATCAAAATGATTTTTTGTATCATAAAACAACTTATGCACCATGGTATGAGGAGGCAAGAAAAAGAATTTTAAATGGAGATATTTTTGATTGTATATTTTATAACGAACATGGGGAAGTTAGCGAGGGTGCAAGAAGCAATGTTGTATTGCAAATTAAGGGTGAATTTTATACTCCTATGCTTGATAGTGGAATTTTAAATGGAGTTATGCGACAAAAAATGATAAAAAAAGGAGAATTAAAAGAAAAAAAATTAACTTTAGAGGATGTAAGAAGTGCAGAAAAAATTTTTTGTATTAATGCTTTGCGTGGCATGATTGAGGTGAGATATGATTGCTTTGATTGA
- a CDS encoding anthranilate synthase component II, producing MIALIDHYDSFTYNIVHYLKDFDIQVFLPHEVVIKDLDSYSHIILSPGYGHPKDCKIALGILKYYYQKKKILGICLGHQIIALYFGSKILKLKHPCHGKEGRITHYQGRLFKNIKGDLTVGRYHSLYVAKLDRRLIANCYSQDGVLMAFEHESLPIFGLQFHPESVLSNYGKEILLNFLSL from the coding sequence ATGATTGCTTTGATTGATCATTATGATTCTTTTACTTATAATATTGTGCATTATCTAAAAGATTTTGATATACAGGTTTTTTTGCCCCACGAGGTTGTCATTAAAGATTTAGATTCTTATTCTCATATTATTTTATCACCAGGATATGGCCACCCTAAAGATTGTAAGATTGCCTTAGGAATTCTAAAATATTATTATCAGAAAAAAAAGATTTTGGGAATTTGTCTTGGACACCAAATTATTGCCTTATATTTTGGAAGTAAAATTTTAAAGTTAAAACACCCTTGTCATGGTAAAGAGGGAAGAATTACACATTATCAAGGAAGGTTATTTAAAAATATTAAGGGGGATTTAACAGTAGGGCGTTATCATTCTTTATATGTTGCAAAATTAGATAGGCGTTTGATAGCAAATTGCTATAGCCAAGATGGTGTTTTAATGGCTTTTGAACATGAGAGTCTGCCAATTTTTGGATTGCAATTTCATCCTGAATCTGTGTTATCTAATTATGGGAAGGAAATTTTATTGAATTTCTTGTCTTTGTAG
- the acpP gene encoding acyl carrier protein: MAIFDEVKEVVVEQLSVNADQVKPEADFVKDLGADSLDVVELVMALEEKFDLEIPDEQAEKITTVADVVAFIEENKK, encoded by the coding sequence ATGGCAATTTTTGATGAAGTAAAAGAAGTTGTGGTTGAGCAATTAAGTGTAAATGCTGATCAAGTAAAACCAGAAGCAGATTTTGTAAAGGATTTGGGTGCAGATTCTTTAGATGTTGTGGAACTTGTTATGGCCTTAGAAGAAAAATTTGATCTTGAGATTCCAGATGAGCAAGCAGAAAAAATTACCACTGTTGCTGATGTTGTAGCATTTATTGAAGAAAATAAAAAATAA
- a CDS encoding beta-ketoacyl-ACP synthase II, with product MRRVVVTGLGMVNSLGLNRRDSFKSIAEGQCGIKRITSFDTSGFPVQIAAEITNFDPNEVMNPKEVKKADRFIQLALKATQEAMQDSGLLNSEGKCDENIADRFGVSSGAGIGGLGNIEKNSITCFEKGPRRINPFFIPSALVNMLGGFTSIEFGIKGPNLASVTACAAGTHAIIEAGKTIMLNGADRMLVIGAESAICPVGIGGFAAMKALSDRNDDPQKASRPFDKNRDGFVMGEGAGALVLEDYESAKARGAKIYAELVGFGESGDANHITTPAPAGEGAARAMRAALSMAQVEVDYINAHGTSTAYNDLYETMAIKQVFGSNIPLISSTKGQIGHCLGAAGALEAVISIMAMEEGILPPTINQEEKDPECDLDYIPNVAREKKANVVMSNSFGFGGTNGVVIFKKV from the coding sequence GTGCGTCGTGTAGTTGTAACTGGTTTAGGAATGGTGAATTCTTTAGGATTAAATAGAAGAGATTCTTTTAAATCTATAGCGGAAGGTCAGTGTGGAATTAAAAGAATAACTAGTTTTGATACAAGTGGGTTTCCCGTTCAGATTGCAGCAGAGATTACAAATTTTGATCCAAATGAAGTGATGAATCCAAAAGAAGTAAAAAAAGCGGATCGTTTTATCCAGCTTGCACTTAAAGCTACACAAGAAGCAATGCAAGATAGTGGGCTTTTAAATAGTGAAGGAAAATGTGATGAAAATATTGCAGATAGGTTTGGGGTAAGTAGCGGCGCTGGTATTGGCGGTCTTGGTAATATTGAGAAAAATTCAATCACTTGTTTTGAAAAAGGCCCCAGAAGAATTAATCCTTTTTTTATACCTTCAGCACTTGTGAATATGCTTGGTGGGTTTACATCTATTGAGTTTGGTATTAAGGGACCAAATTTAGCTAGTGTGACAGCTTGTGCAGCGGGAACACATGCAATCATTGAAGCTGGAAAAACAATTATGCTAAATGGTGCAGATAGAATGTTGGTTATTGGTGCAGAATCTGCGATTTGTCCTGTAGGAATAGGTGGTTTTGCGGCAATGAAGGCTTTGAGTGATAGAAATGATGATCCGCAAAAGGCCTCAAGACCTTTTGATAAAAATCGCGATGGTTTTGTTATGGGTGAAGGTGCAGGAGCGTTAGTTTTGGAAGACTATGAAAGTGCTAAGGCGAGAGGGGCAAAGATTTATGCAGAGCTTGTTGGTTTTGGTGAGAGTGGCGATGCAAATCATATTACTACCCCTGCTCCTGCTGGTGAAGGTGCAGCACGGGCGATGAGGGCAGCATTAAGTATGGCGCAAGTTGAAGTGGATTATATTAATGCACATGGGACAAGTACCGCGTATAATGATCTTTATGAGACTATGGCAATCAAACAGGTATTTGGAAGCAATATTCCTTTGATAAGTTCTACTAAGGGACAGATTGGACATTGTTTGGGTGCTGCTGGTGCATTAGAGGCGGTGATTTCTATTATGGCGATGGAAGAAGGTATACTACCTCCAACAATTAATCAGGAAGAAAAAGATCCAGAATGTGATTTGGACTACATACCCAATGTTGCTAGAGAAAAAAAAGCTAATGTTGTAATGAGTAATTCTTTTGGTTTTGGTGGAACTAATGGGGTAGTAATCTTTAAAAAGGTTTAA
- the accA gene encoding acetyl-CoA carboxylase carboxyl transferase subunit alpha, with product MATYLDFEQRIKVLQDEIEMAIIRGDNAAREILEIDLEKEVRLIYGNMTDYQKLQLARHPDRPYAMDYIELLLKDAYEISGDRHFSDDKAIVCFLGKIDEQPVMVIGEEKGRGTKTKLMRNFGMPNPEGYRKALRAAKFAEKFDIPILMLVDTAGAYPGIGAEERGQSEAIAKNLQDFAVLNVPTISIIIGEGGSGGALAIGVADKLAMMQYSIFSVISPEGCAAILWNDPAKIESATKAMKITPDALKNFGLIDDVIIEPSRGAHRDKELAAQAIKKYFLESLKTIKAEKNFVEKRYEKLMSYGAFV from the coding sequence ATGGCTACATATCTTGATTTTGAACAACGTATAAAGGTTTTGCAAGATGAAATAGAGATGGCTATTATTAGGGGGGATAATGCAGCTAGAGAAATTTTAGAGATTGATCTAGAAAAAGAAGTACGATTGATTTATGGTAATATGACGGATTATCAAAAATTACAACTTGCTAGACATCCTGATCGCCCTTATGCTATGGATTATATTGAACTTCTTTTAAAAGATGCTTATGAGATTAGTGGAGATAGGCATTTTAGTGATGATAAGGCAATTGTCTGTTTTTTGGGAAAAATCGATGAGCAGCCTGTAATGGTGATCGGAGAAGAAAAAGGTAGGGGAACAAAAACTAAACTTATGCGTAATTTTGGTATGCCTAACCCTGAAGGATATAGAAAGGCATTAAGGGCAGCAAAATTTGCAGAGAAGTTTGATATTCCTATTTTGATGCTTGTAGATACTGCTGGAGCATATCCTGGAATTGGAGCAGAAGAAAGAGGGCAAAGCGAAGCGATTGCAAAAAATTTACAAGATTTTGCTGTATTGAATGTCCCTACAATATCAATTATTATTGGTGAGGGTGGTAGTGGTGGAGCATTAGCAATTGGTGTTGCAGATAAATTAGCAATGATGCAATATTCTATTTTTAGTGTAATTTCTCCTGAGGGGTGTGCAGCAATTTTGTGGAATGATCCTGCAAAAATAGAATCTGCTACTAAGGCAATGAAAATCACCCCAGATGCTTTGAAAAATTTTGGTTTGATTGATGATGTTATTATAGAGCCTAGTCGTGGTGCTCATAGAGATAAAGAGCTTGCAGCACAAGCTATTAAAAAGTATTTTTTAGAAAGTTTAAAAACTATTAAGGCGGAGAAAAATTTTGTTGAAAAACGCTATGAAAAATTAATGTCTTATGGGGCTTTTGTATAA